In Oncorhynchus masou masou isolate Uvic2021 chromosome 28, UVic_Omas_1.1, whole genome shotgun sequence, the DNA window acacacacacacacacacacacacacacacacacacacacacacacacacacacacacacacacacacacgcacgcacacacagaaccCATGTGGAGTATCACTGTGGTTGGCCCAGGGGTGTGACTACAGGCCATAGCATGTCAGGTAGAGGCTCCATAGGCTCCCCAGCTCCCCCAGCCTGGCTGGCCCAGTTAAAGTCCACTCCATTCCTCTTCAGGGCAGCCAAGTGCTTAACGTCCAGTGTGGTGAATGTGGTGAACTGGACCTGATTCCTCTTGCTGGTGGGGGAGTGGAGTGGATCGCTGCGGCTTGGCTTGGCTAGGAGGGTGGCTGAACCCCGAGCCATGGGGTCCAGGGTGGGAACCTGCTGGGAGCTGCTCCTCCTACCCAAGGTGGCAGTCCTCTCTGGGATAGCACTCATACTCAGGCTGCTCTCCTGAGCCCTGTGGCTATCTGTAGAGCATTGTCTCTGCAGGCTGCAGTGGGACTCAATAGAGCCGTGATTCTCCCGTTTGATGGTGGACACCTTGGGTGGGTTGTCCGGCGCTGGCCCTGTGCTGGTCCCCAGCCACACCCAGTCGTGCCTGTGCTCCTTGGGGCCGTTGGGGTCTGGGTTGCCCTGGACGGGGGTCTTGTTGACCCGGAAGCAGAGATTATAGGAGGCACAGTTAAGCAGGAAGGCCAGGATAGCAAGGACAGAGACTCCCACCAGCGCGAAGATGCCAATCTCCAGGTCTGACATGGCTTTGAACGTCTTCACCAGGTCACTTTCCACCATCTGGGGCGGCTTGGGCTGCTCTTTCTGGGGTGGTTCCTCTGCTTTGGGCATCTCTTTCTTCTGGTTGGGGTTTTCCACCACGTTAAgccagtctctcctcagctcctGTCCTCTGCCCAGGCTTCTGTCCCTGCCAGgtctgccagacacctgaggtTTGTCCGTGCTAGGTTTtcccctggtggtggtggtactacTGTCAGTGTTGGTGGTGGTGCTGCTCATGCCCTCTTTGATGGTAGAAATGCCACCTCCAGCAACTTGCTGATCCCTGGCTGTTGACGTGGTGACATCAGTGCTGTCCTGGCAGTCTGGTACGGTGCTCCTGAACGAGCGTCTGTCTCCGTCCCCCTCGATCAGAGCCCGTGGTGAGGTCACAACTGGCGTGAGTTCCCGTGGTGATGTCACGACTGGCTCAGACTCTACCTCTGACTCTGAACCTTCACTGCCATAGCCAGTAGCACCACCACCAGTGACCCCTCCGTCCATCCTGCTGCCTTTCTGGAAAGTGACCCTAAGAAGCCCATTGCCCACCACCAGCTTGCTCTTCCTCTTAGACTTCTGGCACTCCTCACAGATCCTCAGCTCAGCTTTCACCAGCGCCCCCTGACCCTCACCCTCCGCCACCACAAATGCTGACTGGGGGGTCCGGCGCACGGTCGCCACACTCTTGTCCCAGGAGGTCACAGTCAGGGAGTAGACGCTGCGGTCAAAGAGGTCCAGAGGGGTCACTGAGCCGTCACTGAAATGGATCCAGCAGCTGACCATTGCCTCCTAAACACGgaaataacacagagacaggataaAGAGAGGGCTTGGAATTCTCTAAAATAGGTCAAAATACAATCAGGAAATCAATATTCTCTCCATGTGCAGAGGTCAGACATACAGAACATCAATTAATTTCCAAATAGTCCCTCTCATAAATAGATGTGTTAATGCATAAGAGTAGGTGGTAAAGCAGGAGCTGATAGGATTTAGCATATTTCTACAGGATTCTCATGCAACCCAATGATTCACAATTACACATTTATTTCAATTCCTGCATTAGCGTTTTGTCCATTGGGTTGACATGATAGCTAATCCCTAATTTTGTCGGTATCTAAGAATTGCCTCTGTTAATCTCACTATAATTAGGTTGGGGGCTATTGTATCACAGACCACAGTCCTATCACATCATGGCGTGAAACTCAATTTAACCACAGGGGATCAATATCAGTATAGATGGAGAATACAAACCATTAGCACTAGCTACCAGAGGGTGCAATGTAAATTAATTACTCCCACCACAGTCAGTCTAATAGAACCATAGAGCTGTTAGCTGATAATGAACGATTGAAGCCAGAGGCATGGCCTATATTCTGAGGTGAAATACATTTGCATAGCTTGGAATTGTACTGTACATGACCCATCATAGAAACAAATGGGCATGTGCACTAACTCCGTTCTAATAGGTTGAGTATTGACTGGGTCAAATTAGCGATTGGCCAGGCCCCTGGCAGCACATGGCTGTCATAGTGCTGGTTATAGAGTATGGACTACTGCCTAATGGTATCCCCACTCACAGTTTGGGAAGTGTTTTTGAATGGGCATGCTGCCACGGCTAATGTGTGAGCTGTTAAACTGCGTCCATGCACTCTGTCTGGCTCACAGCGTGGCCACAGTACTACAGTCCTGAGCTGTGGACACTattaactcacacacacaggaatcGCAGGGACAAACCACATGCTGCTAGGTTAGCAGGTTACTGTTATTCACTGTGAAATGTATTATTTTCTTGCTAAATATCTGTGAAGAGCTTTGAGGGTACAGGTTTTCCACTATTGCTAATCATTCCCCCCTCAGCTTCAGAATGGCACAATGTGAAGTTGGGGCTTGTTCTTCGGATGTACtttattttgtataataattttgAATTAGGTTTGATATTACATAATTTGTACATTTACCTGTTTGGGTCTCTGCATGACTTCCTGTATTGTAGCCGTGGCAATGATGGCCATGTTTCTCCCTGGGCTGagctggagggacagagagaggccagagaccAGCTGCACTCCCAGCTCTGTCACACTCACTTTTTCTTCCAGaaccctgaccatccgctcagCCAGGATCGAGTCAGACAGAGGAGACATCACCTGcaacattatacacacacattagaatacacacaaacacacacatgcacatacaaaaCCATACACACATTACCTGTAGAGTGGTGGTCCCTGCAGCGCGTCCCTGCAGTACTGTTCCAGCATGTAGTCTGGCTATAGATTGGTCTCCCACCCTGAGAGAGTAGCGCACCAGCCTGGTGACATCCACCTGCCAGTCTGGCCCCAGGAAAGTCTCCAGAGACCCCCCCAATCCCCCTACCATGGGGTCTGGAGATGGGTCCGACGGCTCGGCCACAAAGGGTGTGAGCACCCTGACCACGGTGTGTTGGTACTGTAGCATGCAGCCTCTGCTCTTCcttatctcctcctcttcctcactgtccCAGCTGGTCCTGAGAAAACAACACTTAATTGTATACTCTTACGAGAAAACTGTCAGCTGGAAGACGTTCAAGACAAATCTGAGTGTTGAATGGGTTTGGGTAGCTATCTCTGACACCAACCATAACCATGCAAACATACAGTGTAGCTCCAGAGAAAACAACAACACCCTACACACTCAATCCATCCACCTCAGTGTATTGAGTTAGAACCAGGCAGCGGTAAGACGCTCAGTATTGAGTGAGACCCTACTGACTTGTATTCTGAGAGCAAGTCTATGTCCCTTCTACGTGGAATAACACACTAATGTAACTAACAGTGATGTGATGATAGATTATTATTATAGAGTTGTCATGACATTGACCTGGGGGGTAgatttatgacagtcataaatacctcttctcccctttttcctctctctactctactgaggttacatttgcaaaacccttggttaacatagagattctgggaacatcagtaggtggggggaaattaactatattctggtaatccgaacaattgaacatatgcggtggtacttaatgaatatgatgtcagttcggttgtcatctgagacattctcatcaatgataagatgacataaactctacagtggaaagtctacacatcagagttatcggattcacatggaattgttgttcaatttaaatgtttgaatatgaaattatttgtaaTAGGATGAAAtttgattttagcttctaaaatgtgagatgtaggttttcataagatagggctgctcactcagtagcccgcccacgtgaagagacagaggttgtaaactatgaaacacaccccttttctcccttcctatataaagccttgacgacaacatAACTTGCTGTTCCAGGGATGAaggacgacggtcctatgtcagaatggttcagataataactatagaacgaagccaacatcagcgtgagctttggttgtgaatggtatgaactttgaacttgtattcactacagaagtgatacctcctagccgttgagttagcaacccctgctgcaaacgcaggttaggaaggaacagacagagtatcccgtctaccacacaacgacgttactacaacgtatacAATTGACCACAAGAGACATTCTttaaaggacaaaggactcggtttggcaacatgGCCTtcccatctaccaccaacctactaaagcacagctcagagtaaagatttattgcattttccttttccaaatgggcggtaatttagaatgcataagatactgtatttacgatagcacagcttcttccctttgttcctcagtcttcccgctccttCACTCaacccagacccttttcttttgtgtaacaagctgtcacatctgttccgcccgctagggacgttttcctttataaTGTAATTTCttatcaagttatgattaattgtgtgtatgtgtaagtctgtgtgattagttaggtatttagtaaatgaataattaaacccaatttttgtattgctgattcaacttgttagccagggttcgtgcagataaaataatttacaactttcagatgagactgaattaagatggcaattgatattgactgctagtgatgtaaaatattactaggtctttaagagtttattcggaagataacagctctataaacattcttTCGTGGTgtccgactctctagttaattacatttacatgattagctcaatcaggtgatattaattacggataaattattttatagaatagcatgtcatatcacttaatccggcatagccaaagacacgacagagTACAGCAATATGCATTAGACAAGGCTGATAAACTGGAAGATGTCTattccctaccctctctctcataGTACCTACTGTATTATTGGAATCATCAATCTGTCTGAACAGCACAGCTCTAGTCTATGAGGCTTCTAAACAAACACGCTTTAGGACTCCTACTTAGATTTGTCAAATAATGGTTTTGGATTTCATCCTTTGTCACTATGCAGTGGGTCACTACTAGTGGGTCTTGTGATGATTAGTTATTACGTTTTGTGCATACAAACTGTCAATCAAATCCTTCTTTGAATCCTTCATGAATGCCAAACTCCAGCCTTGCTACAGCAGGTCTTGGCATCAGCTctctaatcagctctctctgtggATTTCTAAATAGTATTGACAAAGGCTTACATTGGTATGTGGCCAACATTGGTATGTGGAGAGTTGTTATTAAAAGCAAAACCATACCTCTTGGTGCCGGCGGCCACGGGGACTCTCCAGCCCTTGATCTGGCTGAGTTCGGGGTTGGCTATGTCGATAAGCAGGGGGAGGCGGGGCATCCACACACTCATCTCCAGTTGGGCACTCAGGTAGCTGTAGGTGAAGTTGAGCAccatcctcatcctccccctcgtCTCCTTCCCATTAACAAACACATAGTCACAACGATCCGACACCTGGGGGGACACAGGGGGATGCTGAGCTATTAAATAACACATCCTCTTCATGAGGAGTTATGTGACGTGCTGAAGCTGAAGTCTACTTGCCCATAATGTACTAGCCCCATTAATTTCTTTGTCATTTGAGGTCCCTGTGCCCATTGTCACATAGGCTTCGGTTAGAGTCAATCTGGGCCGCCGAGTATCCACATTACAGTGCGATTAAAATGTTTCCACTGCATATGTCAGTTCA includes these proteins:
- the LOC135517029 gene encoding LOW QUALITY PROTEIN: transmembrane protein 132C-like (The sequence of the model RefSeq protein was modified relative to this genomic sequence to represent the inferred CDS: inserted 1 base in 1 codon), which produces MLYLSLFWILPIVTVFIFKRLTGVHCQELFKDTKNQAPFPVYPSVGYQILNADHLLLRDYSQDLLGNSSLQAQTQAFLITNPGAGLLQPAVNVTFGSLSVERPIGPELLLGSRRILPVILARQVLSSAPIIRILFHMPSMANGGDVGGGRAGEGVEVGSGGRKGTEEXAHCVTAYAFCETQEVRGACLLSPGGFCVAQLKPDPAWFSPTSRSSSSNSRDRQGEVQGIPVEIYFQSRRDWTGQCVPQDSLQHVGVGRGGPVGSGIPMRRVGSVNILKAPPGSTTFLRLRLGGAVVVQTSSKPLRTTDMATFYVFLSSVSAVESFTLRATVRKGMSFSTARPSDSDLWDIVLEPGRRGANTISVVCQRKTTNPGKRGLLEVLQLDFETKELTEQQLESQMITWHLETAHIKDVGIMKIYTTQRDYVGLTPLVMDSDVMNTAVLTGKKVSAPVRTLAVEADGTVTDVTNYTNCRSTDENVLKVSDRCDYVFVNGKETRGRMRMVLNFTYSYLSAQLEMSVWMPRLPLLIDIANPELSQIKGWRVPVAAGTKRTSWDSEEEEEIRKSRGCMLQYQHTVVRVLTPFVAEPSDPSPDPMVGGLGGSLETFLGPDWQVDVTRLVRYSLRVGDQSIARLHAGTVLQGRAAGTTTLQVMSPLSDSILAERMVRVLEEKVSVTELGVQLVSGLSLSLQLSPGRNMAIIATATIQEVMQRPKQEAMVSCWIHFSDGSVTPLDLFDRSVYSLTVTSWDKSVATVRRTPQSAFVVAEGEGQGALVKAELRICEECQKSKRKSKLVVGNGLLRVTFQKGSRMDGGVTGGGATGYGSEGSESEVESEPVVTSPRELTPVVTSPRALIEGDGDRRSFRSTVPDCQDSTDVTTSTARDQQVAGGGISTIKEGMSSTTTNTDSSTTTTRGKPSTDKPQVSGRPGRDRSLGRGQELRRDWLNVVENPNQKKEMPKAEEPPQKEQPKPPQMVESDLVKTFKAMSDLEIGIFALVGVSVLAILAFLLNCASYNLCFRVNKTPVQGNPDPNGPKEHRHDWVWLGTSTGPAPDNPPKVSTIKRENHGSIESHCSLQRQCSTDSHRAQESSLSMSAIPERTATLGRRSSSQQVPTLDPMARGSATLLAKPSRSDPLHSPTSKRNQVQFTTFTTLDVKHLAALKRNGVDFNWASQAGGAGEPMEPLPDMLWPVVTPLGQPQ